One Sinorhizobium mexicanum genomic region harbors:
- a CDS encoding type II and III secretion system protein family protein, whose product MFSGMGLPVVPAAEAAASSVVRIADSGPGIRKTINLGLNKAVVVDLPTDAHDILVADPSLADAVTRTSRRIYLFGKAVGQTNIFVFGPNGEEIVSLEIAVERDVAGLEANLRRFIPDADINVEIVSDNVVLTGTVRTPLDSTKAVDLAQAFLKGGEATTRNITAQGNNGDADIFAEDRQTSQIVNLLTIEGDDQVTLKVTVAEVSRQVLKQLGFNGSVGDGESGIGFRNPANLGDAISVGANALIKGSIGPTTIASYINAMEQAGVMRTLAEPSLTAISGQEAKFYVGGEFRLAGVQEVGKDEQTGDPTVTREVNDVEYGIRLNFKPVVLGPGRISLEIETDVSEPTYEGSVVTGNSANAIPGQTFLGIRRREASTSVELPSGGSIVIAGLVQDNIRQAMSGLPGAAKIPILGTLFRSKDFQRNETELVIIATPYLVRPVARSAISRPDDNFNPANDLDSFFLGRVNRIYGRPEAPAPVGRYHGNVGFIYK is encoded by the coding sequence ATGTTCTCGGGCATGGGGCTGCCGGTGGTACCCGCGGCTGAGGCGGCCGCGTCGTCGGTCGTCAGAATCGCGGACAGCGGCCCGGGCATCAGGAAAACGATCAATCTCGGCCTCAACAAGGCCGTCGTGGTCGATCTCCCGACGGATGCCCACGATATCCTGGTGGCCGATCCGTCGCTCGCCGACGCGGTCACCCGCACTTCCCGGCGCATCTATTTGTTCGGCAAGGCCGTCGGCCAGACGAATATTTTCGTCTTCGGTCCGAACGGCGAGGAAATCGTCAGTCTCGAAATCGCTGTTGAGCGCGATGTCGCCGGCCTCGAAGCGAACTTGCGGCGCTTCATTCCGGATGCGGATATCAACGTCGAAATCGTTTCGGACAACGTCGTTCTGACCGGTACCGTCCGCACGCCACTCGACTCCACTAAAGCCGTCGACCTAGCACAGGCCTTTCTGAAAGGCGGCGAGGCGACGACCCGCAACATCACCGCGCAAGGCAACAACGGCGACGCGGATATCTTCGCCGAAGACCGGCAGACCTCGCAGATCGTCAACTTGCTGACGATCGAAGGCGACGACCAAGTGACATTGAAGGTGACGGTTGCCGAGGTGAGCAGGCAGGTGTTGAAGCAGCTTGGCTTCAACGGCAGCGTTGGGGACGGCGAGAGCGGCATTGGTTTCCGCAATCCGGCCAATCTCGGTGACGCGATCAGTGTGGGCGCGAATGCTCTCATCAAGGGATCGATTGGTCCGACGACTATTGCGAGCTACATCAACGCGATGGAACAGGCTGGCGTCATGCGCACGCTTGCCGAACCGAGTTTGACCGCAATATCCGGCCAGGAAGCCAAGTTCTATGTTGGCGGGGAATTCCGGCTCGCGGGCGTGCAGGAAGTCGGGAAGGACGAGCAAACGGGGGATCCGACCGTCACACGCGAAGTGAATGATGTTGAATACGGAATCCGGTTGAACTTCAAACCTGTCGTTCTTGGCCCTGGCCGCATAAGTCTGGAGATCGAAACAGATGTGTCCGAGCCGACTTATGAGGGCTCGGTCGTCACAGGCAACAGCGCAAACGCCATACCCGGCCAGACCTTCCTCGGCATCCGCCGGCGCGAGGCCTCGACCAGCGTGGAACTGCCCTCGGGCGGCTCGATCGTGATCGCCGGTCTGGTACAGGACAATATTCGTCAGGCGATGTCGGGCCTGCCGGGCGCAGCGAAGATTCCGATCCTCGGTACCCTGTTCCGCAGCAAGGATTTCCAGCGCAACGAGACGGAGCTCGTCATCATCGCGACGCCCTACCTGGTGCGGCCGGTCGCCCGCAGCGCTATCTCGCGTCCCGACGACAACTTCAATCCGGCCAACGATCTCGACAGCTTCTTCCTCGGCCGCGTCAACCGGATTTATGGACGCCCGGAGGCGCCGGCGCCGGTCGGTCGCTATCACGGCAATGTCGGCTTCATCTACAAATAG
- a CDS encoding CpaD family pilus assembly protein, with protein sequence MFLDRSRLPARSTGRMLAFAVIAGLLASCGTKDNLATGAIPDDYRTRHPIVIAEAERTIDIPVASGDTRLSQGTRDVIRGFAAEYRNASTGVIQIMLPRGSVNSHAAQTVRRDIRRQLAAVGVPGKRVIETGYEAGATGDAAPIRLSYVAIAAQTAPCGEWPEDLTLNTLQNRNYYNFGCATQSNLAAQIANPTDLIGPRQMSPIDAEQRGEVIKSWRGTDTGDGGTTIIFN encoded by the coding sequence ATGTTCCTCGATCGAAGCCGTCTTCCCGCCCGCTCGACGGGTCGCATGCTCGCGTTCGCCGTCATTGCCGGTCTGCTTGCAAGCTGCGGCACCAAGGACAATCTGGCGACCGGCGCGATTCCCGACGACTATCGCACACGGCACCCGATCGTCATTGCCGAGGCCGAGCGAACGATCGACATTCCCGTCGCGTCCGGCGACACGCGACTTTCCCAGGGCACGCGCGACGTTATCCGCGGGTTTGCAGCGGAATACCGCAACGCGTCGACCGGCGTCATCCAGATCATGCTGCCGCGTGGATCGGTCAACAGCCATGCCGCCCAGACCGTACGAAGAGATATCCGTCGTCAGTTGGCGGCGGTCGGCGTGCCAGGAAAGAGGGTGATCGAAACCGGCTACGAAGCGGGTGCAACGGGCGACGCGGCGCCCATTCGCCTGAGTTATGTTGCGATTGCCGCGCAAACTGCGCCCTGCGGCGAGTGGCCGGAGGATCTGACGCTCAATACCCTCCAAAACCGCAATTACTACAACTTCGGTTGCGCCACCCAGTCCAATCTCGCCGCCCAGATCGCCAATCCGACGGATCTCATTGGCCCGCGCCAGATGTCGCCGATCGATGCCGAGCAGCGTGGCGAAGTGATCAAGAGTTGGCGCGGCACGGACACCGGCGACGGCGGTACGACAATCATCTTCAATTGA
- a CDS encoding AAA family ATPase, whose protein sequence is MSAIEYNIDSGGAADFSVDAARPGDLDQLRPLPRISIHAFCESDAVQRLMERCGQDRRMAKVSLRITGGSIAAAANMFASVSTPNLIILETGTEPHSLLAELVPLAEVCDPSTKVIIIGRHNDIALYRDLIRHGISEYMVAPVSMADVLMAVSAIFVDPEAEPLGRSLAFIGAKGGCGSSIIAHNCAWGISNLFSTETILADLDLPYGTANIDFDQDPPQGISEAVFAPDRLDEVFLDRLLTKCSEHLSLLAAPSMLDRAYDFEAGAFHPILEILQRSAPVSVLDVPHIWSDWTRSVLAEADEVVVTAVPDLASLRNTKNLFDALKKIRPNDKAPHLVLNQVGMPKRPEIAPNEFCESLELEAAAIIPFDAVLFGNASNSGRMIAEIDKKSPVAETFSQVAHLLTGRATIKKARKGGLGKVLARLRGR, encoded by the coding sequence ATGAGCGCCATTGAATACAACATCGACAGCGGCGGAGCAGCGGACTTTTCCGTCGACGCAGCGCGCCCGGGCGACCTCGACCAGTTGAGACCGCTGCCGCGCATTTCGATCCATGCATTCTGCGAGAGTGACGCCGTGCAGCGACTTATGGAGCGCTGCGGTCAGGATCGTCGCATGGCGAAGGTCAGTCTTCGGATCACCGGCGGCAGCATCGCCGCCGCCGCCAATATGTTCGCCAGCGTATCGACCCCAAACCTGATCATCCTGGAAACCGGCACGGAACCGCACTCGTTGCTCGCCGAACTCGTGCCCTTGGCGGAAGTCTGCGACCCGAGCACCAAGGTGATCATCATTGGCCGCCACAACGACATAGCGCTCTACCGCGATCTGATCCGGCACGGCATTTCCGAATACATGGTTGCCCCGGTGTCGATGGCGGATGTCCTGATGGCTGTTTCGGCGATCTTTGTCGACCCCGAGGCCGAGCCCTTGGGTCGCAGCCTTGCTTTCATCGGCGCGAAGGGCGGCTGCGGCTCGTCAATCATCGCGCACAATTGCGCCTGGGGCATTTCCAACCTGTTTTCGACGGAGACCATCCTCGCCGATCTCGACCTGCCTTACGGAACGGCGAATATCGATTTCGACCAGGACCCGCCGCAGGGCATTTCGGAAGCCGTCTTTGCGCCCGACAGGCTCGACGAGGTCTTCCTCGACCGTCTACTGACGAAATGTTCCGAGCATTTGTCGTTGCTTGCCGCACCTTCGATGCTCGATCGCGCTTACGACTTCGAGGCGGGCGCCTTCCATCCGATCCTCGAAATCCTGCAGCGCAGCGCGCCCGTCTCCGTCCTTGATGTGCCGCATATCTGGTCCGATTGGACACGCTCGGTTCTCGCCGAGGCCGACGAAGTGGTCGTCACGGCCGTTCCGGATCTCGCCAGCCTCAGAAACACCAAGAACCTCTTCGACGCGCTGAAGAAAATTCGTCCGAACGACAAGGCGCCGCATCTCGTCTTGAACCAGGTGGGCATGCCGAAGCGGCCGGAAATCGCACCGAACGAATTCTGCGAGTCGCTCGAGCTGGAGGCGGCCGCCATCATCCCCTTCGATGCGGTCCTCTTCGGCAACGCCTCCAACAGCGGACGCATGATCGCGGAAATCGACAAGAAGTCCCCCGTTGCAGAGACCTTCTCGCAGGTGGCGCATCTCCTGACTGGGCGCGCGACGATCAAGAAGGCGCGCAAGGGGGGACTCGGCAAGGTGCTTGCCCGGCTCCGCGGGCGGTAG
- a CDS encoding CpaF family protein, which produces MFGKRGNEGFGKAGATTSVVPPPMPAAQPIAAERPVAAVLAEPVVAPPRPQPAAPPARRRAARNEDYYDTKSQVFSALIDTIDLSQLSKLDTESAREEIRDIVNDIITIKNFAMSIAEQEELLDDICNDVLGYGPLEPLLARDDIADIMVNGAGQTFIEVGGKVQESEVRFRDNAQLLSICQRIVSQVGRRVDESSPICDARLPDGSRVNVIAPPLAIDGTALTIRKFKKDKLTLEQLVRFGSITPEGAVLLQIIGRVRCNIVISGGTGSGKTTLLNCLTRYIDTDERVITCEDSAELQLQQPHVVRLETRPPNIEGEGEITMRDLIKNCLRMRPERIIVGEVRGPEVFDLLQAMNTGHDGSMGTIHANTPRECLSRMESMIAMGGYTLPAKTVREIIAGSIDVIIQASRLRDGSRRITHITEVVGMEGDVVITQDLMRYEIDGEDANGRIIGRHVSTGIGRPHFWDRARYFNEDKRLAATLDAMEKK; this is translated from the coding sequence ATGTTTGGCAAACGCGGAAATGAAGGTTTTGGCAAGGCCGGCGCGACGACCTCTGTGGTCCCGCCGCCAATGCCGGCCGCGCAGCCGATTGCGGCGGAGCGACCGGTGGCAGCCGTTCTCGCCGAGCCCGTTGTCGCCCCGCCCCGCCCGCAACCAGCGGCCCCGCCGGCGCGCCGGCGCGCGGCCAGGAACGAGGACTACTACGACACCAAATCGCAGGTCTTTTCTGCGCTGATCGACACGATCGACCTCTCGCAGCTGTCAAAGCTCGACACCGAGAGCGCGCGCGAAGAAATTCGCGATATCGTCAACGATATCATCACCATCAAGAATTTCGCGATGTCGATCGCCGAGCAGGAGGAACTCCTCGACGACATCTGCAACGACGTGCTCGGATACGGCCCGCTCGAGCCGCTGCTTGCGCGCGACGATATCGCCGACATCATGGTCAATGGCGCCGGCCAGACCTTCATCGAAGTCGGCGGCAAGGTGCAGGAATCGGAAGTGCGCTTTCGCGACAACGCGCAATTGCTGTCGATCTGCCAGCGTATCGTCAGCCAAGTGGGCCGGCGCGTCGACGAATCGAGCCCGATCTGCGACGCGCGCCTGCCCGATGGATCGCGCGTCAACGTCATCGCCCCGCCCCTGGCGATCGATGGCACGGCGCTCACGATCCGCAAGTTCAAGAAAGACAAGCTGACGCTGGAACAATTGGTGCGCTTCGGATCGATCACGCCGGAGGGCGCCGTTCTCCTGCAGATCATTGGCCGTGTCCGCTGCAATATCGTCATTTCCGGCGGCACCGGCTCGGGCAAGACGACGCTGCTCAATTGTCTCACGCGCTATATCGATACCGACGAAAGGGTCATCACCTGCGAGGATTCGGCCGAACTGCAGCTGCAGCAGCCGCATGTCGTGCGCCTCGAAACCCGTCCGCCGAACATTGAGGGCGAGGGCGAGATCACCATGCGCGACCTGATCAAGAACTGCCTGCGCATGCGCCCCGAACGCATCATCGTCGGCGAAGTGCGCGGCCCGGAAGTCTTCGACTTGCTTCAGGCGATGAACACCGGTCACGACGGATCGATGGGCACGATTCATGCCAACACGCCGCGGGAATGCCTGAGCCGCATGGAATCGATGATTGCCATGGGCGGCTATACGCTGCCCGCCAAGACGGTTCGCGAAATCATCGCGGGCTCGATCGACGTCATCATCCAGGCTTCGCGCTTGCGCGACGGATCCCGCCGGATCACCCACATCACCGAAGTGGTCGGCATGGAAGGCGATGTGGTCATCACGCAGGACCTGATGCGCTACGAAATCGACGGCGAGGACGCCAATGGCCGGATTATCGGCCGCCACGTTTCGACCGGCATCGGCCGGCCGCATTTCTGGGACCGCGCACGTTATTTCAACGAGGACAAGCGGCTCGCCGCGACGCTCGACGCAATGGAAAAGAAGTAG
- a CDS encoding type II secretion system F family protein, with translation MFGIDITVLALAGLVAVAAAALAYGVLFSRIESEKKAEGRFRRVSAAETDRTKIKAARDRVNEMSKRRKSVQDSLKELEKKQQEKSAKTAPSMKMRLAQANLSMSVMQFYLFSAIFGLFALLLTFVASGKLLIGAGVALIAAAGLPRWIVGFMIKRRCKKFLEEFPNALDVMVRSIKSGLPLNDALRLIASDGQDPVKTEFRRVVESQQVGLTVPEACARMIQSVPLPEVNFFAIVIGIQAQAGGNLSEALGNLSKVLRERKKMKAKVNALSMEAKASACIIGALPVIVATLVYLTSPDYMMILFTDPRGHLIMGASAVWMSIGIWMMRNMINFDI, from the coding sequence ATGTTCGGCATAGACATCACCGTTCTGGCATTGGCTGGCCTCGTCGCGGTTGCGGCGGCGGCGCTCGCCTACGGTGTGCTCTTCTCGCGCATCGAGAGCGAGAAGAAGGCCGAGGGCCGCTTCCGCCGCGTCAGTGCCGCCGAGACGGATCGGACCAAGATCAAGGCGGCGCGCGATCGCGTCAACGAGATGTCGAAACGGCGTAAATCCGTCCAGGATTCGCTGAAGGAGCTCGAAAAGAAGCAGCAGGAGAAGTCGGCAAAGACCGCTCCGTCGATGAAGATGCGGTTGGCGCAGGCCAACCTCTCGATGTCGGTGATGCAATTTTATTTGTTCAGTGCCATCTTTGGCCTGTTTGCTCTTCTGTTGACATTCGTTGCCAGCGGTAAGCTCTTGATTGGCGCCGGCGTCGCGCTGATCGCCGCTGCCGGCTTGCCGCGCTGGATCGTCGGCTTCATGATCAAGCGGCGCTGCAAAAAGTTCCTGGAAGAATTCCCGAACGCACTCGATGTCATGGTTCGCTCGATCAAGTCCGGTCTGCCGCTGAACGACGCGCTCCGGCTGATCGCCAGCGATGGGCAGGATCCGGTCAAGACGGAATTCCGTCGCGTCGTAGAGTCCCAGCAGGTCGGCCTCACCGTGCCGGAAGCCTGTGCCCGCATGATCCAGAGTGTTCCCCTGCCAGAAGTGAACTTCTTCGCGATCGTGATCGGCATTCAGGCGCAGGCAGGCGGCAACCTCTCGGAAGCGCTCGGCAATCTCTCGAAAGTCCTGCGCGAGCGCAAGAAGATGAAGGCGAAGGTCAACGCCCTGTCCATGGAGGCCAAGGCATCCGCCTGCATCATCGGCGCGCTGCCCGTCATCGTTGCGACGCTCGTTTATCTGACCTCCCCCGATTACATGATGATCCTCTTCACCGACCCGCGCGGCCACCTCATCATGGGGGCCTCCGCCGTCTGGATGAGCATCGGCATCTGGATGATGCGCAACATGATCAATTTCGACATTTGA
- a CDS encoding type II secretion system F family protein codes for MAVLATFYSLVVPFFEQGDLTKRMKSVATEREQIRARERARMNAEAASSKGSLRAQNNTSVRQVVERLNLKQALVDDNTVNRLKTAGYRSQNALNTFLFARFCLPFLFLIVAVVYIFVLENFADKPLMLRLLFAVGFAYLGFYAPNIFIANAVTKRQHSIRRAWPDALDLLLICVESGVSMELAMRRVADEIAAQSPPLAEELVLTTAELSFLPDRRVALENLGLRTGIEDVKSVTQALIQADRYGTPVAQALRVLAQESRDQRMNAAEKKAAALPPKLTVPMILFFLPVLVAVILGPAGIQVADKF; via the coding sequence ATGGCGGTGCTGGCGACGTTCTATTCGCTTGTGGTTCCCTTCTTCGAGCAAGGCGACCTGACGAAGCGGATGAAATCGGTGGCGACCGAACGCGAGCAGATCCGCGCCCGCGAACGCGCGCGTATGAACGCCGAGGCCGCCAGCAGCAAAGGGAGCCTTCGGGCACAGAACAACACGTCCGTGCGGCAGGTCGTCGAACGGCTGAACCTGAAGCAGGCGCTGGTGGATGACAACACGGTCAACCGCCTGAAGACCGCTGGCTATCGTTCGCAGAACGCGCTCAATACCTTTCTCTTTGCCCGCTTCTGCCTGCCGTTCCTGTTCCTGATCGTTGCGGTCGTCTACATCTTCGTCCTGGAGAATTTTGCCGACAAACCGCTTATGCTCAGGCTGCTCTTCGCCGTGGGCTTTGCCTATCTCGGTTTCTATGCGCCGAATATCTTCATCGCCAATGCTGTCACCAAGCGCCAGCATTCGATCCGCCGTGCCTGGCCCGACGCGCTGGACCTTTTGCTGATCTGTGTCGAATCAGGCGTCTCCATGGAGCTCGCCATGCGTCGCGTTGCCGACGAGATCGCGGCGCAATCGCCGCCGCTCGCCGAGGAACTGGTGCTGACGACGGCCGAGCTTTCGTTCCTGCCGGATCGGCGCGTCGCACTCGAAAATCTGGGCTTACGCACCGGCATCGAGGATGTGAAGTCGGTGACCCAGGCGCTGATCCAGGCCGACCGTTACGGCACCCCCGTGGCGCAGGCCCTGCGGGTGCTGGCGCAGGAAAGCCGTGACCAGCGCATGAATGCGGCGGAAAAAAAGGCGGCGGCATTGCCGCCGAAGCTCACCGTCCCGATGATCCTTTTCTTCCTGCCGGTTCTCGTCGCCGTCATTTTGGGCCCGGCGGGGATACAGGTGGCGGATAAGTTTTAG
- a CDS encoding tetratricopeptide repeat protein: MTAEATCSSLLPRFLQGTAVALIALSLAGCAGQQKKELTTGSIPTLSKPVQSMNATELSQAAESIGQAYERNPKDREAGLNYANLLRMTGRNEQALAVMQQVAINHPSDREVLGAYGKAQAAAGQLEQALATISRAQTPDRPDWKLKSAEGAVLDQLGRSSEARLRYREALDLRPNEPSVLSNLGMSYLLTKDLRTAETYLKSAADQPGADSSVRQNLALAVGLQGRFQEAETIARQELTAEQAEANVAYLRSMLSQQGAWKQLAKADDGNTN; encoded by the coding sequence ATGACCGCTGAAGCCACTTGTTCGTCCTTACTCCCTCGTTTCCTTCAGGGTACGGCCGTCGCGCTTATCGCTCTGTCGCTCGCCGGCTGCGCCGGACAACAGAAGAAGGAACTCACCACCGGCTCGATCCCGACGCTCTCGAAACCCGTACAATCGATGAACGCAACCGAGTTGTCGCAGGCGGCGGAAAGCATAGGACAGGCCTATGAGCGCAACCCAAAGGATCGCGAGGCGGGTCTCAACTACGCTAACCTCTTGCGCATGACCGGCCGCAACGAACAGGCACTTGCCGTCATGCAGCAGGTGGCGATCAACCATCCTTCGGATCGCGAAGTGCTGGGCGCCTATGGCAAGGCGCAGGCGGCAGCCGGCCAGCTCGAACAGGCGTTGGCGACGATCAGCCGGGCACAAACGCCGGACCGTCCGGATTGGAAGCTGAAATCCGCGGAGGGCGCCGTTCTCGATCAGCTTGGCCGGTCGTCGGAAGCGCGTCTCAGATACCGCGAGGCCCTGGACCTTCGCCCGAACGAGCCCTCCGTGCTCTCCAACCTCGGCATGTCCTATCTGCTGACGAAGGATCTCAGGACCGCCGAAACCTATCTCAAATCGGCCGCCGATCAGCCCGGCGCCGACAGCAGCGTGCGGCAGAACCTCGCCCTCGCCGTCGGCCTGCAGGGGCGTTTCCAGGAAGCCGAAACGATCGCCCGGCAGGAATTGACCGCAGAACAGGCCGAAGCGAACGTCGCCTATCTCAGGTCCATGCTGTCACAGCAAGGCGCCTGGAAGCAGCTCGCGAAGGCCGATGACGGAAATACGAATTAG
- a CDS encoding leucyl aminopeptidase family protein, protein MAPYQFIERPSPFNTSTGKTLPIFAVTPAHIETGSIDPIALDWAKKAGFKAESGAVLLIPSSDGHLGGALFGLGANPSEAPFLTGKLARALPAGKWHIETAPLSANRLALGYGLGSYRFERYKSSKVEAPTLLIPADADATDIKRQLAGVFLARDLINTPTNDMGPEALEAAFRALAGHYKADVSVISGEALLAQNFPLVHTVGRASAEAPRLLEMRWGKKGHRRVTLVGKGVCFDTGGLDIKPASSMLLMKKDMGGAANVMGLALMIMDAKLKIDLRVIVPVVENSISSNAFRPGDIYRSRKGLTVQIDNTDAEGRLILADALAHADEEQADLIIDMATLTGAARVALGPDLPPFFTDDGALAHELAEASLSVDDPMWRMPLHMGYDKDVSARIADLTNAPAGGMAGAITAALFLKRFVTNAKSWVHFDIFGWAQAERPHSPVGGEAQAIRALYHHIGKLAK, encoded by the coding sequence ATGGCTCCCTATCAGTTCATCGAACGGCCATCGCCGTTCAACACCAGCACCGGCAAGACGCTGCCGATCTTCGCGGTGACGCCGGCGCATATCGAAACGGGGAGCATCGATCCGATCGCGCTCGACTGGGCGAAGAAGGCGGGGTTCAAGGCGGAGTCCGGTGCCGTTCTTCTCATTCCGTCATCCGACGGCCATCTCGGCGGCGCGCTGTTCGGCCTCGGTGCCAATCCGTCGGAAGCGCCGTTCCTGACCGGGAAACTCGCCCGCGCACTGCCTGCCGGCAAGTGGCACATCGAAACGGCCCCGTTGAGCGCCAACCGGCTGGCGCTCGGCTACGGCCTCGGTTCCTATCGTTTCGAGCGCTACAAGTCCTCCAAGGTAGAGGCGCCGACACTGCTCATACCCGCCGACGCGGATGCGACCGACATCAAGAGGCAGCTTGCCGGGGTGTTTCTGGCGCGCGACCTCATCAACACACCGACCAATGACATGGGGCCGGAGGCATTGGAAGCGGCCTTCCGGGCGCTTGCCGGCCATTATAAGGCCGATGTCTCGGTAATATCGGGAGAGGCGCTGCTGGCGCAGAATTTCCCGCTGGTCCACACGGTCGGCCGGGCCAGCGCCGAGGCGCCGCGGCTTCTGGAGATGCGTTGGGGCAAGAAGGGTCACAGACGGGTGACGCTGGTCGGCAAGGGCGTCTGCTTCGACACCGGCGGCCTGGACATCAAGCCGGCCTCTTCGATGCTGCTCATGAAGAAAGACATGGGCGGGGCCGCCAACGTCATGGGTCTCGCGCTGATGATCATGGATGCCAAGCTGAAGATCGATCTGCGGGTCATCGTTCCGGTGGTCGAGAACTCGATTTCGTCGAACGCCTTCCGTCCGGGTGACATCTACCGCAGCCGCAAAGGCCTGACGGTGCAGATCGACAATACCGACGCCGAGGGCCGGCTGATTCTCGCCGACGCGCTCGCCCATGCCGACGAGGAGCAGGCCGACCTCATCATCGACATGGCGACGTTGACGGGCGCTGCGCGCGTGGCGCTAGGCCCCGATCTGCCGCCGTTCTTCACCGACGACGGCGCGCTTGCCCATGAACTTGCCGAGGCGAGCCTCAGCGTCGACGATCCGATGTGGCGGATGCCGCTCCATATGGGCTACGACAAGGATGTTTCCGCGCGGATTGCCGATCTCACCAACGCACCCGCGGGCGGCATGGCCGGCGCGATCACGGCGGCGCTTTTCCTCAAACGCTTCGTCACCAATGCAAAGAGCTGGGTGCATTTCGACATTTTCGGCTGGGCACAGGCCGAACGCCCGCATTCCCCCGTCGGTGGCGAAGCACAGGCGATCCGGGCGCTCTATCACCACATTGGAAAGCTCGCGAAATAG
- a CDS encoding MarR family transcriptional regulator → MPVELTPSQALGLWHSVTLEQVRVDSRDLTLRQMAILLQIYLVPPPHTVRGLAATLGVTKPVITRALDTMGALGLVDRARDERDRRNVVIKRTVEGALYLEKFGDLIINQGRKLSL, encoded by the coding sequence TTGCCGGTCGAGCTTACGCCTTCCCAAGCTTTGGGCCTTTGGCATTCGGTGACGCTTGAACAGGTCCGGGTGGATAGCCGCGACCTGACCCTGCGCCAGATGGCGATCCTCTTGCAGATTTACCTCGTTCCGCCACCCCACACGGTCAGAGGCCTTGCCGCGACGCTGGGTGTGACGAAGCCGGTCATCACCCGCGCACTCGACACCATGGGTGCCCTTGGCCTCGTCGACAGAGCGCGCGACGAGAGGGATCGGCGCAACGTCGTCATCAAACGCACCGTCGAAGGTGCACTTTATCTTGAAAAATTCGGCGATCTGATCATCAATCAGGGTCGAAAACTGTCCTTGTGA
- a CDS encoding NlpC/P60 family protein, translating into MSQLPDRRLNAYRDDLAEERLRGVVQAQRYVEGTPATVSVPVAPLRARPDLECGTDTELLYGEAARVLDIAGGWAWVKADLDGYVGYVPEAALRSSNASATHVVAVPRTFIYRGADLRFPQVFALSMGSRVHVVGESEARGTRYFLLDGGLAVIANHCVPAGEALAGDYVSVATRFLETPYLWGGRSGFGIDCSGLVQLAMQMVGSDAPRDSDMQASGLGRAISREELVRGDLVFWKGHVAIMEDARTLVHANGHTMTVAREGLEDAIRRIGWLYDQPTGYRRP; encoded by the coding sequence ATGTCGCAATTGCCTGACCGCCGCCTCAATGCCTATCGCGATGATCTCGCCGAGGAACGCCTGCGCGGCGTTGTCCAAGCGCAGCGCTATGTCGAAGGCACGCCTGCGACCGTTTCCGTTCCCGTGGCCCCGCTGCGGGCAAGGCCCGATCTCGAATGCGGGACCGACACCGAATTGCTTTACGGGGAGGCCGCGCGTGTGCTGGACATTGCGGGCGGGTGGGCATGGGTGAAGGCCGATCTCGACGGCTATGTCGGCTATGTGCCCGAGGCAGCGCTGCGTTCTTCGAATGCTTCGGCAACCCACGTCGTCGCGGTGCCGCGGACATTCATCTATCGCGGTGCCGATCTGCGCTTCCCCCAGGTCTTTGCCCTTTCCATGGGGAGCCGCGTGCACGTTGTCGGCGAAAGTGAAGCCCGAGGTACGCGGTACTTCCTGTTGGACGGCGGGTTGGCTGTCATCGCCAATCATTGTGTTCCCGCCGGTGAGGCACTCGCCGGCGACTATGTCAGCGTTGCTACGCGTTTTCTCGAAACCCCCTATCTCTGGGGCGGCCGGTCCGGCTTCGGCATCGACTGCTCCGGCCTCGTGCAGCTTGCGATGCAGATGGTGGGGAGCGATGCGCCACGCGACTCCGACATGCAGGCGAGTGGGCTTGGCCGTGCTATCAGCCGCGAGGAGCTCGTCCGCGGCGACCTCGTCTTCTGGAAGGGCCACGTCGCGATCATGGAAGACGCGAGGACGCTGGTTCACGCGAATGGCCACACGATGACCGTCGCTCGCGAGGGACTGGAAGACGCGATCCGCCGCATCGGCTGGCTCTACGATCAGCCGACCGGTTATCGCCGGCCGTGA